One Chanodichthys erythropterus isolate Z2021 chromosome 10, ASM2448905v1, whole genome shotgun sequence DNA segment encodes these proteins:
- the LOC137029402 gene encoding mast cell protease 4-like — protein MTIIISLLLLASLLPHLTFTAHVNVGIVNGKEAKRHSRPYMVSLQKSGKHICGGFLISDQFVLTAAHCWKRRSLMVVVGAHDLRNGKSSDHISVKSYIPHPKYEEKIPYQPYDDIMLLKLEKKVNLNNKVGVIPLPNEREDGKADTACSVAGWGRLTDGSASNLLMEAKVSIINNNECRNRWGLLYSVSQMICVYGHGGSCFGDSGGPLVCGNTALGVTIFSELGHCNSPKHPNVYTKISAYIQWINKVTGNV, from the exons CTCATGTGAATGTGGGAATAGTGAATGGAAAAGAAGCCAAACGCCACTCCAGACCTTATATGGTTTCTCTTCAGAAGAGTGGGAAACATATCTGTGGTGGATTCCTCATTTCTGATCAGTTTGTCCTGACTGCCGCACATTGCTGGAAAAG ACGTAGTTTGATGGTTGTTGTTGGTGCTCATGACTTAAGGAACGGCAAGAGTTCAGATCACATCTCAGTGAAGTCCTACATCCCTCATCCAAAATATGAAGAAAAAATTCCTTATCAACCTTATGATGACATCATGCTTTTGAAG CTAGAGAAAAAAGTTAATCTAAACAACAAGGTTGGAGTGATACCATTACCAAATGAAAGAGAAGACGGCAAAGCAGATACTGCCTGTAGTGTTGCCGGCTGGGGAAGACTGACTGATGGATCAGCGAGCAATCTTCTGATGGAGGCAAAAGTGTCCATAATAAATAACAACGAATGTAGAAATAGATGGGGATTGTTATACTCGGTCTCACAGATGATCTGTGTATATGGACATGGTGGATCCTGCTTT GGGGATTCAGGAGGTCCTTTGGTTTGTGGAAACACTGCTCTTGGTGTCACAATTTTCAGTGAACTTGGTCATTGTAATTCACCTAAGCATCCTAATGTGTATACTAAGATTTCAGCATATATTCAGTGGATCAACAAAGTTACTGGAAATGTGTAG